From the genome of Fusarium keratoplasticum isolate Fu6.1 chromosome 11, whole genome shotgun sequence, one region includes:
- a CDS encoding PepX-C domain-containing protein has protein sequence MAAQHRNIQTVDSQSYSYIFEQHVSVPLGNGGVIRCNIYKPKAASADMKFPVIMTYGPYGKDVPYKQFNSKSFSEIHPAHQTDHSAWETPTPEFWTSHGYVVIRADEIGIGQSPGFLNVISTESVDGFHDLIEWAAEQHWCSGKVGLLGVSYYAAAQWQVASLHPKGLAAIVVWEGYSDPYSEPVRHGGILSNKFLSLWYSRQVAPNQYGLPGRKARNWGPDTVEGDLNPEELDANRHEAVYHEQRFRDDKSLACLNFNLEDVAVPLLSVANLGGSSLHLRGNVLGYLWAGSEFKYLRFITGRHDLPFYYQEEVEIQRSFLDAWLKGDDRDGWAKKGAIPPVDLVLRKGNVGHNDPQAEKAYLRRKENEWPIARTQYTQFHLTPENTLQQDQPKAQLPRKKTYNALGKGEPTDILTFTSAPFDSETEITGHIVAHLNVSCSRYRWGSSPSDLDLFLSLRLLSPSGDEIFYTGSSGEPVPLTKGWLRVSLRKVNPQHPRHRSWLPYREFCSHDVQSVIPNQVYAVDVEIWPTNVVIEPGYRLVLEVSSGDTQGVGFWGHDDPIDRSEEVFKGQNHLHFGNDYVNYIELPIIPAN, from the exons ATGGCAGCCCAACATCGCAATATTCAAACCGTGGACTCCCAGTCCTACTCTTACATTTTCGAGCAACATGTGTCGGTACCCTTGGGCAACGGCGGAGTCATTCGCTGCAACATCtacaagcccaaggcagcTTCAGCGGACATGAAATTTCCAGTAATTATGACATACGGTCCGTACGGCAAAGATGTCCCTTACAAACA GTTCAACTCAAAAAGCTTTTCTGAAATTCACCCGGCCCATCAAACAGACCACTCTGCATGGGAAACTCCGACGCCTGAGTTTTGGACCAGTCATGGATACGTCGTCATTCGGGCGGACGAGATTGGTATTGGCCAATCTCCCGGTTTCTTGAATGTCATATCAACAGAGTCGGTCGACGGCTTCCATGATCTCATCGAGTGGGCTGCCGAGCAACACTGGTGTTCAGGCAAAGTAGGCCTGCTCGGTGTTAGCTATTATGCTGCTGCACAGTGGCAGGTGGCGAGCCTGCATCCTAAAGGTCTCGCAGCTATCGTGGTATGGGAAGGATACTCGGACCCGTACAGCGAACCGGTGCGACATGGTGGCATTCTGTCAAACAAATTCCTCTCTTTGTGGTATTCCCGTCAAGTTGCTCCGAACCAGTACGGATTGCCCGGACGAAAAGCGCGCAACTGGGGTCCGGACACGGTCGAAGGTGATCTAAACCCGGAGGAGTTAGATGCCAATCGACACGAGGCTGTGTACCACGAGCAGCGATTCCGCGATGACAAAAGCCTAGCTTGCCTCAATTTTAATCTTGAGGATGTCGCGGTCCCCCTTTTGAGCGTCGCGAACCTGGGTGGGAGCTCCCTGCATTTACGAGGAAACGTGCTTGGATACCTCTGGGCTGGCTCCGAATTCAAATATCTTCGATTTATCACGGGTCGCCACGATTTACCATTCTACTATCAGGAAGAAGTTGAGATTCAAAGAAGCTTCCTTGATGCTTGGCTTAAAGGTGATGATCGCGACGGGTGGGCCAAGAAGGGGGCTATTCCGCCAGTTGACCTAGTTCTTCGCAAGGGGAACGTTGGACACAATGATCCGCAGGCTGAGAAAGCATATCTCCGGCGAAAGGAAAACGAATGGCCGATTGCCCGGACTCAATACACCCAATTTCATCTAACACCAGAAAATACGCTTCAACAGGACCAGCCGAAAGCACAGCTCCCGAGAAAGAAAACTTACAACGCTCTCGGCAAAGGAGAACCGACAGATATCTTGACATTTACGTCGGCGCCATTTGATTCAGAGACTGAAATCACTGGTCACATTGTGGCTCACCTGAATGTCTCTTGCAGCAGATATCGTTGGGGAAGTTCACCATCTGATTTGGATTTATTCCTCTCCTTGCGCCTGCTGTCACCTTCAGGCGACGAGATCTTTTATACTGGCTCTTCTGGGGAGCCTGTTCCCTTGACCAAGGGCTGGCTACGAGTTTCCCTCCGCAAAGTCAATCCACAGCATCCCCGTCACCGCTCCTGGTTGCCATACCGAGAATTTTGCTCTCATGATGTTCAGTCTGTTATTCCAAACCAGGTTTATGCCGTTGACGTGGAGATTTGGCCGACGAATGTGGTCATTGAACCGGGATATCGATTGGTTTTAGAGGTGAGCTCTGGAGACACCCAAGGTGTTGGGTTTTGGGG